One genomic segment of Gossypium arboreum isolate Shixiya-1 chromosome 3, ASM2569848v2, whole genome shotgun sequence includes these proteins:
- the LOC108461600 gene encoding LRR repeats and ubiquitin-like domain-containing protein At2g30105 isoform X1: MQPNQLKKHLQVYLIQLIQVKTSRLDGSSNRIKELPSSLGNCSDLSDLKVSNNLITSLPEDLTNCLKLTKLDEEVFKDNYFVHCDCFGESR; encoded by the exons ATGCAGCCAAATCAGTTGAAGAAG CACCTTCAGGTTTATCTTATCCAGTTAATCCAAGTAAAGACTTCCAGGCTTGATGGTTCAAGCAATCGTATTAAGGAACTTCCATCCTCACTTGGAAACTGCTCAGATTTATCAGAtttaaag GTATCGAATAATTTGATAACAAGCTTGCCTGAAGATCTTACAAACTGTTTGAAATTGACAAAACTAGATGAGGAGGTATTTAAAGACAATTATTTTGTACATTGTGACTGCTTTGGAGAGTCTCGTTAG
- the LOC108461600 gene encoding LRR repeats and ubiquitin-like domain-containing protein At2g30105 isoform X2 encodes MQPNQLKKHLQVYLIQLIQVKTSRLDGSSNRIKELPSSLGNCSDLSDLKVSNNLITSLPEDLTNCLKLTKLDEEGNKLTA; translated from the exons ATGCAGCCAAATCAGTTGAAGAAG CACCTTCAGGTTTATCTTATCCAGTTAATCCAAGTAAAGACTTCCAGGCTTGATGGTTCAAGCAATCGTATTAAGGAACTTCCATCCTCACTTGGAAACTGCTCAGATTTATCAGAtttaaag GTATCGAATAATTTGATAACAAGCTTGCCTGAAGATCTTACAAACTGTTTGAAATTGACAAAACTAGATGAGGAG GGGAACAAGTTAACAGCTTAA